CCACCTCGCGGCGGCGGCTGCCGGGCATGAGCGTGATCCACGGCTTGGTGGGGTCAAGCCGGTTCAGGCGGGCCAACTCGTCGCGGCTGACGCTGGGCCGGGCGGCTTCGGCCAGAGGATGCCCAACGAACTGCGCGGGCACGCCCCAGTGCCGCCAGAAGTCCACTTCAAAGGGAAAGATGGTGAGGGCCTGGCGCACATAGCGGCGCACGATACGTGCGCGCCACTGGCGCCAGGCCCAGAACTGCGGCGCCACGTAGTAAACCGCAGGGATGCCGCGTCGGTGCAGAGCGCGGGCCACGCGCAGATTGAAAGCGGGCGAGTCAATGACCACGCCTATATCGGGCCGACGCTGAGCAATGGCGCGGCGCAGTCGGCCAAAGCGCGCGTAAATGCGGGGCAGATGGCGGAGGATCTCCGTAATCCCCACGACGGCGATGTCTTTGGCATCCACCAGCGTCTCGCAGCCGGCGGCGCGCATGCGCTCGCCGCCCAAGCCAAAAACTTCCAGGTCGGGCCGGCGGCGGCGCAGGGCTTCAATGAGTTGGGCCCCATACATATCGCCGGAGGCTTCGCCGGCGGAAAGGAGGATGCGGAGGGGGCGCGAGGAGGTGGCTGAAACCGTCGCGGGAAGTTCGCAGTTCACCGTTGGCGCGGCGGCCGCCGGTCGCTGGTCGTTGGTCGTGGGCAAAGGCTGTTCCGCGATAAGGTCAGCATAGCAAGGTTCCGCCCGAGTGTGCCGGCAGCATAATTTCCGATAACCGACGATTCACCGAGCGCCTGCTAACTGTCGAAAGTGAGCGACATGAGGTACCGGCAACGGCCTCGAAACTGTCGCGATGATGTGGGTAAAAGATGGTGGCCGACAAAAATCGTGTCACGGGAAAATGCTACTGGACATTGTCAATGATCCCGATGTTCTCCTGGAGCACCTGCTGCGATTGGAAAACGATGTGGCCACCCTCCGGGGAAACGTCCATCTGGTTGCCCACGAATGTGTGTATGTAATTGACATTTCCCAGAAGTGGCAGAGTCCCGGGAACCCGCGATACGCCTGAGCCGTCCCACTTCACCTTCCACACTTCTCCGTTGAGATCGGCATTGCCCTTGAGGACAAATATGTCGTCCAGCGCATCCACGGCAAACCAGCATACCCAGCCACGAAATACCTGCCGCGGCGGCGTTTTGAAGTCGGTTACCCAGACGCCGTCAGCAGGGTCATTTTTCTGCGGCGAAAGGACGCTGTAGGCGACGGAACTGCCGTTTGAGGCCCATCGCAGGAACCCCAAGTATTTCGGCGTTTTACCCAAGGTTGCAGGTTTACCAGCACGCGGGTCGAAGACTTGTATCTCCCCCGCTTTTTGAAAGAGCAAGCGGCCATCGCGGCCGACGTCAACTATGGCATCAGCCGCGTCGCTCATGATTGTCTGCGGCGCACCCCCTGAGACAGCGATACTGCGATACTCAATATTCTTGTCGGAGTTTGACCCATAAACGATGTGGGTCCCGTCAGGCGACCAGCGCGGAAATAAATTCACGCGCGAATCGCGGACGAGTTGTATTGCGTTTCCGCCATCGGCGTCCGCCACGCCGATACTCTCATTCTCAGCTCCCTTTAGATTTGTGAAAAATGCGATACGAGTGCCGTTCAGTGAGTACGCCGGCCCAAACTCGTTGCGGGCTGGGTCTGTGGTCAAAACCTTTACGTTTGGCTCTCCAGATTTTGCGTGGGCATCGAATCGCGAGAGACCGATATTTACGCGCATAGTGCCGAATACCAGACGTTTCCCATCGCTTGAAACATCAATCTCCGCGTCGTCTCCCTCCCCGGCAGTAATCTGGCGCAGGCCCCTGCCCTCCGCGCCGATCTTCCAGATGTTGACCGTTCCGCCGCGGCTCGAAGAGAAGTAAATGCTGCGGCTGTCGGGCGACCACGCGGGCGAC
This region of Terriglobales bacterium genomic DNA includes:
- a CDS encoding lipid-A-disaccharide synthase, which codes for MPTTNDQRPAAAAPTVNCELPATVSATSSRPLRILLSAGEASGDMYGAQLIEALRRRRPDLEVFGLGGERMRAAGCETLVDAKDIAVVGITEILRHLPRIYARFGRLRRAIAQRRPDIGVVIDSPAFNLRVARALHRRGIPAVYYVAPQFWAWRQWRARIVRRYVRQALTIFPFEVDFWRHWGVPAQFVGHPLAEAARPSVSRDELARLNRLDPTKPWITLMPGSRRREV